A stretch of Ligilactobacillus faecis DNA encodes these proteins:
- the treR gene encoding trehalose operon repressor yields the protein MAAKYEIIANDLAEKIKHEQFLPGDFLPSENQLSELYGTARETIRKALDSLTELGLIQKIKGKGSVVLDIQKYTFPLSGITSFQELDQALGMKATTQVLQQKKVPAPTLFAQTKIEPTEAFFIERLRLIAGRPAVLDQDYLLDPPITKLPADVAKHSLYAYLEKQLKLEIGYATKEITVEQVPGPIQEKLGLNKGERAVVVRSLTYLSDTTLFQLTTSYHHPDKFRFIDFARRKKL from the coding sequence TTGGCAGCTAAATATGAGATCATCGCTAACGATCTGGCAGAAAAGATCAAACATGAGCAATTTTTGCCTGGCGATTTTTTACCAAGTGAAAATCAGCTGAGTGAACTTTATGGTACAGCCCGCGAAACGATCCGCAAAGCTTTAGACAGTTTGACTGAATTAGGCTTGATCCAAAAGATCAAAGGTAAAGGTTCAGTCGTTTTAGATATTCAAAAATATACGTTCCCACTTTCAGGGATCACAAGTTTCCAAGAATTAGATCAAGCTTTAGGTATGAAAGCGACGACACAAGTCTTACAGCAAAAAAAAGTGCCAGCACCAACACTTTTTGCCCAAACAAAGATCGAACCCACAGAAGCATTCTTCATCGAACGTTTGCGGCTCATCGCTGGTCGCCCAGCTGTTTTGGATCAAGACTACTTACTTGATCCCCCGATCACTAAATTGCCCGCTGATGTAGCTAAACATTCGCTTTATGCTTATTTGGAAAAACAACTCAAACTTGAGATCGGCTACGCCACAAAAGAGATCACTGTCGAACAAGTTCCTGGACCGATCCAAGAAAAATTAGGTCTCAATAAAGGCGAACGAGCTGTTGTAGTCCGAAGCCTCACTTATTTGAGTGATACGACACTATTCCAACTGACGACGTCGTATCATCATCCCGATAAATTTAGATTTATTGATTTTGCAAGACGAAAAAAACTTTAA